In one window of Arachis ipaensis cultivar K30076 chromosome B06, Araip1.1, whole genome shotgun sequence DNA:
- the LOC107647463 gene encoding glycerol-3-phosphate dehydrogenase [NAD(+)] 1, chloroplastic-like, whose product MVIEQFNLIRLWVVIFILRIYIGNFIAYVVLELEGYHCDLTEPVFHCAFSSSLITQIDPMKNKVTVVGSGNWGSVAAKLIASNTVRLSSFDDEVRMWVFEEKLPSGEKLTDVINRTNENVKYLPGIKLGKNVVADPDVESAVKGANMLVFIALEKFSEATVGYSKNKEAAEKWVQLFGTPYFIVSAVQDVEGVEMCGTLKNIVAIAAGFVDGMEMGNNTKAAIMRIGLKEMIKFSKMLFPSVKDSTFFESCGVADLITTCLGGRNRKVADAYAKNQGKRSFDQLEAELLNGQKLQGVLTAKEVYEVLSDRGWVEQFPLFSTVHAISIGRLPPSAIVELGDSKSANKQCK is encoded by the exons ATGGTCATCGAACAATTCAACCTCATTCGTCTTTGGGTCGTAATCTTCATCCTCCGAATATATATCGGCAACTTTATAGCATATGTGGTGCTGGAGCTTGAGGGTTATCACTGTGATTTGACAGAACCAGTGTTTCATTGCGCG TTCTCTTCTTCTCTCATAACCCAAATAGATCCAATGAAGAACAAAGTGACAGTTGTTGGAAGTGGCAATTGGGGCAGTGTTGCGGCAAAGCTCATTGCTTCTAACACCGTTCGACTCAGCTCCTTCGATG ATGAGGTAAGAATGTGGGTGTTCGAAGAGAAATTGCCAAGTGGGGAGAAGCTTACGGATGTAATCAATAGAACCAAT GAAAATGTCAAATATCTCCCTGGAATCAAGCTTGGAAAAAATGTAGTTGCAGACCCTGACGTTGAAAGTGCAG TAAAGGGTGCGAATATGTTGGTATTC ATAGCCTTGGAGAAATTTAGTGAAGCAACGGTTGGATACAGCAAAAATAAAGAAGCTGCTGAGAAATGGGTTCAGTTGTTTGGAACTCCCTATTTCATTGTGTCAGCC GTCCAAGATGTGGAAGGTGTCGAAATGTGTGGAACTCTGAAAAATATTGTGGCCATAGCCGCAG GTTTTGTTGATGGCATGGAGATGGGAAACAACACTAAA GCTGCAATCATGCGAATTGGTCTGAAAGAGATGATAAAGTTTTCAAAGATGTTGTTTCCATCGGTTAAGGATAGCACATTTTTTGAAAGTTGTGGTGTAGCTGACCTTATAACCACATGCT TGGGTGGAAGAAACAGGAAAGTTGCTGATGCTTATGCAAAAAATCAAGGGAAGCG GTCTTTTGACCAGCTTGAGGCAGAGTTGCTTAATGGCCAGAAATTGCAG GGTGTATTAACTGCAAAAGAGGTTTATGAGGTTCTAAGTGATCGAGGATGGGTAGAGCAGTTTCCACTCTTCTCAACAGTTCATGCAATCAGCATCGGTCGCCTTCCACCTTCCGCCATAGTCGAACTTGGCGATTCCAA GTCGGCAAATAAACAG TGCAAGTAA
- the LOC107605081 gene encoding protein ABHD17B isoform X1: MLSLNIWESSFSVVGVFRIAVTFSTAALLRYDYSGYGQSSGKPSEQNTYSDIEAAYKCLQESYGTKQEDIILYGQSVGSGPSLDLAARLPQLRAVVLHSPILSGLRVMYPVKHTYWFDIYKNIDKIPLVNCPVLIIHGTADEVVDCSHGKQLWELCKEKYEPLWLNGGNHCDLELFPEYIKHLKKFITTVEKSTSQRFSFRSTTDKFEQPRKSTDIFEVTRKSTDCREKPRKSTDRPDKQKNLSSNADMLEKLRMSFDRKDRSRRSVDCHEKSRKSIDHQLEKARKSVDRLDRIRTG, encoded by the exons ATGTTATCTTTGAATATATGGGAATCTAGCTTCAGTGTGGTTGGTGTGTTCAGAATTGCAGTAACCTTTAGTACTGCAGCGCTGTTAAG GTACGACTATTCTGGATATGGACAGTCATCTGGGAAG CCAAGTGAGCAGAATACATATTCCGATATCGAGGCTGCATACAAGTGTCTACAAGAAAGCTATGGCACCAAGCAGGAAGATATAATCCTTTATGGACAATCTGTTGGCAGTGGCCCTAGTTTGGATCTTGCAGCTAGGTTGCCTCAATTAAGAGCCGTTGTTCTGCATAGTCCCATACTTTCTGGCTTAAGGGTCATGTATCCGGTCAAGCACACATACTGGTTCGACATATATAAG AATATCGACAAAATTCCACTAGTTAATTGTCCTGTTCTCATAATCCAT GGTACTGCAGATGAAGTTGTTGATTGCTCCCATGGTAAGCAACTCTGGGAACTGTGTAAAGAGAAGTATGAACCACTGTGGCTCAACGGAGGTAACCACTGCGATTTGGAGCTATTTCCTGAGTATATTAAGCATCTGAAGAAGTTCATAACAACAGTGGAGAAGTCCACATCCCAACGATTCTCTTTCCGAAGCACAACAGATAAGTTCGAGCAGCCTCGAAAGAGTACAGATATTTTTGAAGTAACTAGAAAGAGCACTGATTGCAGAGAAAAGCCAAGGAAGAGCACAGACAGGCCTGATAAACAGAAAAATTTGTCCAGTAATGCTGACATGTTGGAGAAATTGAGAATGTCTTTCGATAGGAAGGATAGGTCCCGGAGGAGTGTAGATTGCCATGAGAAGTCTCGAAAAAGCATCGACCATCAATTGGAAAAGGCAAGAAAAAGTGTTGATCGGCTAGACAGAATAAGGACGGGATAG
- the LOC107605081 gene encoding protein ABHD17B isoform X2: protein MGGVTSSMAAKFAFFPPSPPSYKLVRDEMTGLLLLTPFPHRENVEVLKLPTRRGTEIVAVYIRHPMATSTVLSLSLSLSLSLSLSLYDYSGYGQSSGKPSEQNTYSDIEAAYKCLQESYGTKQEDIILYGQSVGSGPSLDLAARLPQLRAVVLHSPILSGLRVMYPVKHTYWFDIYKNIDKIPLVNCPVLIIHGTADEVVDCSHGKQLWELCKEKYEPLWLNGGNHCDLELFPEYIKHLKKFITTVEKSTSQRFSFRSTTDKFEQPRKSTDIFEVTRKSTDCREKPRKSTDRPDKQKNLSSNADMLEKLRMSFDRKDRSRRSVDCHEKSRKSIDHQLEKARKSVDRLDRIRTG from the exons ATGGGGGGAGTGACGTCATCAATGGCGGCGAAGTTCGCTTTCTTCCCGCCAAGTCCGCCGTCGTACAAGCTGGTACGGGACGAGATGACGGGGCTGCTGCTGCTCACGCCGTTTCCACACCGTGAGAACGTGGAGGTGCTGAAGCTGCCGACGCGGCGGGGAACGGAGATAGTGGCGGTTTACATTCGGCATCCAATGGCCACGTCCAcggtcctctctctctctctctctctctctctctctctctctctttctct GTACGACTATTCTGGATATGGACAGTCATCTGGGAAG CCAAGTGAGCAGAATACATATTCCGATATCGAGGCTGCATACAAGTGTCTACAAGAAAGCTATGGCACCAAGCAGGAAGATATAATCCTTTATGGACAATCTGTTGGCAGTGGCCCTAGTTTGGATCTTGCAGCTAGGTTGCCTCAATTAAGAGCCGTTGTTCTGCATAGTCCCATACTTTCTGGCTTAAGGGTCATGTATCCGGTCAAGCACACATACTGGTTCGACATATATAAG AATATCGACAAAATTCCACTAGTTAATTGTCCTGTTCTCATAATCCAT GGTACTGCAGATGAAGTTGTTGATTGCTCCCATGGTAAGCAACTCTGGGAACTGTGTAAAGAGAAGTATGAACCACTGTGGCTCAACGGAGGTAACCACTGCGATTTGGAGCTATTTCCTGAGTATATTAAGCATCTGAAGAAGTTCATAACAACAGTGGAGAAGTCCACATCCCAACGATTCTCTTTCCGAAGCACAACAGATAAGTTCGAGCAGCCTCGAAAGAGTACAGATATTTTTGAAGTAACTAGAAAGAGCACTGATTGCAGAGAAAAGCCAAGGAAGAGCACAGACAGGCCTGATAAACAGAAAAATTTGTCCAGTAATGCTGACATGTTGGAGAAATTGAGAATGTCTTTCGATAGGAAGGATAGGTCCCGGAGGAGTGTAGATTGCCATGAGAAGTCTCGAAAAAGCATCGACCATCAATTGGAAAAGGCAAGAAAAAGTGTTGATCGGCTAGACAGAATAAGGACGGGATAG